Within Topomyia yanbarensis strain Yona2022 chromosome 2, ASM3024719v1, whole genome shotgun sequence, the genomic segment GGGAATTGTTTCGAAGCTACGCTGCCGGTATTTGAGTCTTGCATTGAGGCAATCGGCTAACAAGCAGAGGCCCTCACTGAATAGCATGCGCCGAGCGACCAGTTTGAATAATTTGCTCGACGAGGAAAGTGAGGATTTAAGTGAACGGGAACAATCGATTGACGGAAAGGATCAATCACATGACAAACATTACCAGCAGGGAAAATTTGGTCGGGAGCAGCAGCAAAACCAGATGAACCTGCAGCTGCAGCAGAAAGCCAAAACTCCGGACGAGTATATTTCGACTTTTCAGAAGAGCGTGCAGAACAGTTATACGCGAAGTGGCCGACAGACGGAAAAGAAGAACGAGTACAATCGTTATAACAAACAGCGTGGTGCGGATTCGTTGAAACGGGCCCGATCAGTTGAGGCGCTGGTGCGCTACGATCACAAGGCCTGGGAGCGCGATATACAGAAGGAAAACCTGTACAGTAGCAACGACAGCAATGTGATCATACTGGATGAGATTTGTACCAACGGGACAACCACCGCCAACGGTAACAgtaacaacatcaacaactgtcAACTGGCGGCGATGAACAAGGCTGAATTAATAGTGGACTGTGTCACGATCGAGGAAAAGATCATTAACGGACGAGAAAAAGGTGACCCGAAACCGAAGCGGTTGACCTCGTTTATCGATGCGGACGAGCGTCCCCCGCCAGATGTGGTACGGCAGACGATGAAAATCTTCGAGGCGAACGCCAATCGAAGAGGTCGACCCACTGCCAGGACTAACGGAGCTGCCGGTGAAGTTGCTGCCAAAGTGGCCAGTTACAAATCTATCATTTCGCTAGAGAAACCACCAATCACGCATCCTAAGCCTCCACTTAGTCCCAAAAAGCCAAATATTATACCACGAAACACTAGTCCCAAGTCGAATGGCAACACCACCACCAGCAACACTGCCAACGGTTTGAAGGAAAAACCGAACCTGCCGAAGTTGGACATTACTGCAATCCGCTACAATCTAGAAACAACAAACAATCTAAAGAACTCGGCTACTTCGCCCGTACAGACGCCTCCCTCGGCCGGTTCAAATCCAAACAATACATCCACACCGCTATCAGTGCGAGTAGAACCGGTGACGGCTTACCGTCTTAAGTATGACTCACCCGTCTTATCGCCTAACACTGTTCAACACAATAAAGTCAGTgcgacgacaacgacgacgacgacaaacCGACCGGAGAGTCCTCGCTTCTCTACCACAGCTGTCTCGGCTAATATGCAAAATAACACAACCAGTACTGCTCACACATTCGTCGACTCACCATCGATTCAAGCACTTACGAGCAAACTGAATAATCTGAATATCGCGACCTCAACCCCGACCAGCACCCGCTCGCCGACGCCGTCAGATTCAGCAGTTCCGACCGTTGCACCGCCACAGGTCCCGCCTCGTAACATTCTTCAGTACGCTACAAGCGATGAGGAAGACCCCGACGATCCAGAGGATCTACAACGTGAGTACTCGATAAACAGTGATCACGGCAGCGACAGCCAATCGGATGACCTCGAACTGGACGACGAACCGGACCAAATAAAGAAGGTTTCCCGTACAACGATGGAGAACATTTCCAAAGCCGGCGTTACGACGCAATTCCGATTCAACGGCCAGTCGCAGAACAAATCGCATCTCCCCTCTCTCACcaccagcaacagcagcagcaacagcaacggCAGTAACTCAACAGCTGCAGCTGGTGGTGGTGCGAAATTGATCGCCAGCAAGAGGCTGAATATAGATGATCATCTATCGTCAAATTCTTCCTCGACGTCGTCATCGCCCATCACAGTGCCAACAGTGCCGTCAGCCGCCGTTGTCACCCAGAAACCGCCTGTGCCACTGTCACGTGAAAGTCTCGCTGCCAATGGCCATAAGCCAGCGGCAACCATTAACAGCATCGGCAGTAGTGTCACAGCCAATCATAATCTTAATAATCTTAATAGTAGCAATGCCAATACTAGTGTTAATAGCAACGGAAGCAAAGTAGTGATAAATGCCAACGTCGGCGGCAACGGTAACGCAAACGGCGAATCGGATAACGCCGCCGCCCCAACCGCCGCCGTAGCTGCTGTCGGAGCAGCAGTGAGTGCTAATAGCAGTGTTTCAAGTGACGTGAAAACGGTGAATCTAACCGCTCGCGagatcgaaaaaaatcaaatcaatctggAGAAATCGAGTGAAGAGTCGATCAGTGCAACTAGTAGTGCTACCGGTGCAAATGTGGTAGTAGTTTCGAAAGCGAACAACAATAACAGCAGTGCTGCCGGTAGTGAAGTCGGCGCAGGCGTCGGCACGGCggcggcgacgacgacgacgactgcCGGTCCCAGCAGCGGTGGTGACTTTTTCATGGCCAAGTGGGGCACCCCGACGGTGGCAGCGGGTGCTGCAGCAGCAACAACTacttctgctgctgctgctgctgctgctagtcCCGTCACTGCCAccaccaacaacaacaacaacatcaaCAATCCACTGCTGGTACCGATTAAGAAGAAAGTTAAGGCGCCGCCACCGCCGCCCATCGAAGCCAACACGATGGTGTTCAACTTTAGTGACCGAAAGGATGTGCCGGATTATATCGAAAATGATGGGATTATTCTGCGACCGAGACCCCGGGAATTACCCAAGGTGAGTCATTTTGCGATTATTTCTCTGCTTTTATATTTAGGATACGCTTTTATCTCTTGGCGTTGTGTACTCTTGTGATAAGAGGTTGAAACTTAAATATTTACAGCGAAATGGGTGCCGCATTATTACGATAACTGTTATTATTATTTCCATTTAACTCAGACATATAGTGAGACGGATTTCAAAACATAACAGCAATTTATTCTTGGAGCTACGTTTCTTCAGTTTCAAATACTCCAAACTATGACAAAAACACAGGACACATATACATTCTATAGTATATTGTgttccaaaataacattttctaaaaactgTTGAATCATAAAAGTACAAAAAAGTTGTTTTGATATAAATAGCTGGGCTCAGTACTAGAAGCTACTGGGTTTGGTCAGAAAATAGTAGTCGAATACAGCCTAAATTGAAATGCTTTAACAGTTTTCAATAGTAGTTTAAGACAAGGAATTTCACGTTCCGTTTTAACTAGAAACTGTCCCTGATTGCAATGACCACAGTTCTACGGATCGTACCtgtaactattagcgctcaaatgaaaaattattagtCACAGATAATAGCCTTGCTAGTTTTGTAAGCAAAACTCACCTATACCAAAAGTTACAGTTATTGTTTGTGAACAACGTGGGCATTAGAGTGACTCGTCATATTTCATTTACCAGCACAGCACTTGTTGGCTTCTTCTGTGGTCCTTAATGGCTATGTACATTTTGGGGGCAATTTTTTGCTCCCCGGATTTGCACATTGCCTAGGGAGACCGGGGATAattggcggtgttttcattttaattttttaccgctttgaggTAGGTAgattttgcaaaatagaattGCTTAGCATGAAACGGCAGACTGTTGGAAACATctcttaattttattaaaatgtttgatgcatTATCTTCATTTTTAGAGAcgaaaatatgtgacgcggaaaacccgccaacttacctctTCTCCGGGTaggttggcggtatgtatggatacgccaaaaaatataagcaatcaaatggaaaatCAAATACTTCAGGGGTCCTTTTGGAATGTCTGTTCAAGAAAATTGTATATTAACCAACATTTGCTACTATATTTCAGTCCCAATACCTCAGCATTTTGACTTTGGTTATACACCATATTCAAAagcgaattttcgaaattcttcaggtgatTGGCGGAACTAAATGTCTCCTTCATTGAttagatacacaagaaaaagattttcttactttggaatgAATTCCAGACATAAAAATTTCTGATGATTATTTTTGccctgtaaatagtaccgccaacttaccccaaccgcatatttcataaaaaacttttttaaaaataacttttgttcgtggatatatataatatatactgaaagctcttttcacgcactatcgaaaaatataatcattctggaaatagattgaaaatcaccttaaataacacaaagtgtttaaaatttcgGAAATTTACttagtatgctcgaaaacacaatatcgtccACAGCttccacaaaacaaaatattttgcaatcaaaacacattggataatgggtttcacttaacttgaggtacataacgagaggcagcgctatatgtctaatagaaatggAGAAAAGAGGATTCCGCAAACTTACCCCaatcgccaactagccccgggctcccctatacaGTTTGCATGAGAATCAATATGGAAAACACTACTTTTTCACTATTTCTCCATAAGAAGAAAAGTTTGATTAGAAACCAATTTTtatccattaaggagaaaatttaataaaaaccatttttgcacgtgaagggcacaaaacctataactactgtaattatggaatttgcgctttgacttcgtcttatcagaatccgacactaacttagtgacaggagtaACGAATGCACTGCTTTTTGCAACTATGTATGCACATACAGATCGCCATTTAACTTAAATTGAAAAACCAATGCAATAAAAAAGTAGTCCAGAATGCGATCAGCAGTTTGTTCGATAACAGTAACTTGCTAAATTTTTCTTATAAAAATGGTATTACGATTTGAAGAGTCAAATTAATTGCTGGAATTCATTGTTTCTGGCAACACTGAAAATGTACCACTAACACCTACGTTTCAATCTTAAATATATCAGCGCATGTTCATCGCAGAGGCTTGGTGCCTTTGGAAGAATTTTTCGGAATGATTTTCTGGATGACATGAACGCAGTTGGAAAGCCAAAAACCATTCTGATATCATTAATGACATGTGTCTTTTTTACATTTGCTCAATAAATTGCCATTGGCTAGTGATACAAGATACGTAAATAAGCCCTTATTTTCTCGAATTCCAATCAGAAGGAAATCTCGCTGTCAGTAGAAATATTTAAAGTTTGCATGACAATAATTACTCTGTTAGCTTTTTTAGGTTTCTTCATAAAACATTGTTGGAAGCCTATTTTAATCGCATATCATTTTCGCTTCGCAGATTGATTTCAAACGAACCTTGAACCATTAAAAGTTAAATTCAATGCTTCTACTGATACTAAGAATAATTTCCGACTAAAATTCGAACAAATAACGACTTATTAATGAGATAGTATCACCAGACCTTGGCAATTGTTTGAGCATTTACCAATAACAGATGTGATGAATAATATCAAAATGGTTCGATCTTGCTGTGAGGTGAATTAAAAAGGTTACGTTAAAGTAAATCAGAAAATCATTCTGAGAAATACTTTCGAAGATTACACGTCTCTGCGATGGACATGTTTGCAGTGTTCACAGATGCAATTAAATTCTTTCAATCATCAAATCGTAATaacaaatttataataaaaatccGACCAAGTTACTGTTTTCGGTAAAGTTGTTCAACACATTCTAGACTACTCTTCTTTTATATTGATTAATTAATTTTAGCGAAAGAGCGATCAGTATTAGCGGAGACGCTAAAAAGTTCATTTTCTCATGCTAATTTCAATACAAACATTACGCAATGCGGGGAGCAACCAATCACTCCCAAAATTTGCACAGTCAATCGGGACCACAAAATGAACTCTAAAAGTGCTGTAATCGATAATTGGgataatttttaatgtttttcatGCAACAACGAGCCAATCTAATGGGCATAAAGGCGCTAAACGAACGCTAGAATGCATTAAAATTTTACTATAACAGGTTGAGTGATATTGATATTGCCATTTATACCATGGGATAGATTAGCAATAGAACAAAATATCACGTCTTTTGATCTTGATCCTATTTTATCGAAAAAAGGTAAGGGACTGTATACAAGACATGAGTGCGGTGGTTACAAGGCCCTGCAATGCAAACACACAAATCGGATTTCCCGAAGTCTATTTTCTCATCTGGTTAAAGCCCTCAATAAACAATTACAAAGACAACAGtatatgaggaattccacgaagatccgtccgaaaatatttaaaatcatgtTGTTtgtgttttgtgaacttcagtcacggtttccgccatatCATTACCAagtcgattttctgtacgtgaactagttcacaacattattaaaaaaaccaaaggttgactcttGATGGTATTcttagatttaggaacattagtttagggtgagcgtagcgtagttggtaaatcaattgccttgtacgcagcgcacatgggttcgagtcccgcccctgcacatagggttagaaatttttcataagagatttttctaacccgaagaggcaaatgacctttaggttaaaaccttaaaaatcgaaataacattagtttacaaaatcaaaatattctggatattttctcgtgaactatttcacgaaattcggaacggaattttattcatgaattcgtTCAATCTTCGTGAACTAATACACGATCCCtgatatattagtcacgacccaatatccgtgctcgtggaatagttcacaaaattatgaaatataattcatatattcgttaactggttcatgatacctagtacaatggtcatgaaatattattcatggactCGAACTGGTTCACGATTCCTAGTACGTGATTTACGATCTattattattcgtggaatcatttttgttctatgcactttttcatgaattggccagctgctagcgaccagtaaataataaaactattagaacttcgaacatcgttattcatttgataaggttcagtgtgatgtctgggcagaaaacgaaaactgcgctgaatACCACGATTCGTGTACataatatagttcacagaacaagataccgcgaatcagtgACACTTTTAtggtccagttcatattgtcacgttactctgagtaaaaaaaaaacgataatAGCCAAAATATAACAGCTCGCGATGAGGCgaaaagaaattacgaataccacGATAAAACAACTGATATCACAAAAATGAGTCATATTACTCCACATGttaaattcgaaagtaagctctagaataaaatatcgcgGTAACCTAAACAGAAATTTCTaaaatcatgactaagatcTTGATATAATGAACATAAAGCACAACTCACGACAACGTGATtaagaattttcaaaatcatgaaCATTACATTACTCGTGATCAAAACATgagaaatcgtgactaagatcctacaaccatgaacatgaatcactgcTCCTTACTAAAATATCCCAataacgtgaataaaaattacgaaaattgaggctaaaattctgaaatcatgaacataaatcactctagtctgacagaaaaatccgatgggaaactcatgaataaaataacacagtaacgtgatgagaaatcacgaAAATCGCTACGAAGCTCCTGTAATCATGAGCATCGTTTGACTGCAGGCGGTGTAtttccaaattatgaacaagaaccACAACAAAACCTGAACATGTCCAGGAAACAACAACAGTATCCCaatcaaacattcgaatgtaacgccatgtatgtactcggggcgaactagtttttaaaGAAACATAAATAGTTTCATGGATATGAGGTttgttattcataatttcagtaaCTTGGTCACGGTATTTGTAAAtctttcagttcacgaaatcgtgatgtttgaatcatgaatttatgatttttttccgtgtactggaaactttaattgcttttttctcgaaaccacaaacttaaataagcaattttgtgcaaatttttatGACGTTTTCAGCATTTTTCTACTAAAAAGTATGCCATCTTGCGAAAAATTAAGATatcgaaaaaatatatgttcgtTTTTGGCTCTAGGTCAAAAATTACGGAAGATAGATTTCTTGCCGTGGACCCTTTCCAAAAGAACTCGCCTGTAGGGAAATGCTATGCTAGTGAAGAaatattttggtaaaaactagtTTTCATGCACAAAagagaaaattattaaaaaccatctttgcgcgttaAGAGCACAAaacttataactaaattagtcgTGGAATTTGCTTTTCGACTATGTCTCATCtgaatccaacactaacttagtgacaggactaagctagcatcGGATTGACGAAAACACTGTTTGAGTATCTGGGTAAACGTGATGACTCGCAaaaaaggagttctgattaagctgatgagtactagtgaaatcgaaacacttggtttggcttagcaaggcGATGCAAggtgcactatgctatatttttttctaaggaGAAACATTTCGCTCAAATCGTTAcagctagcttagtcctgtcactaaggtagtgtcggattctgatgagacgcagTCTTTGCGCAAAAtacataactattttttttagtCAATGAAAAAGTGATTCTAAGAATGAAATTGTCAATCGGTTTAGATGCGCTATTTAGTTGCACTAAACATTGCTGAAGATAACTATGCACGCAAACGTAATCGAAAATCAATAAACAGTTTTGACTGCTTTTAATTTTAACCCACTGTGCGCTACTCTATCCAACGACTTTGGATGGGTAGGGTGATGTTGGAAACAGCACGATAATAGgcccattattttttttattcatttgtttcCAATCGGCATCTGTCTGTACTGAGTACCTATGACCGACGCATAGTGAttaccttccatacaaaagtcggacaaaacctcaaaagtggccgaATTTGATGATAACTTTAAATTTAGGTAATTTTGTGGTGATGAATTCatttttgatattatttttttatttttttacctcaaaattttggcatttaaggtggttcgaaaattcaaaatttgcgAATGTAAAGTGCACTACaactgaaaattcattttcaaaaaatttggcgtggtgaatttttagcagaatagatatttttttaattgctgaTAGTGCTGAgagacattcataaattatattACGGCCCCTTGGTAATCATtcgctaccatgcgtctccttcaaaACATATCATGATAAATACCCTTTTTTCATAGCtcgggcagaaaggggcaaaataagacattcatttttggaaagtacactaattttaaAGTGTCATCAACTATAAgtgatctttccgaactgtttcgaaaaaaagtacagccactataaacattataaaattaatttaatatccGATGGATTATTAGATattcatgtctgagcgagaagaaaggcttgtatcgcCTAAATCGAATTGCAaatataagtccagcgaataaccttccAAATGAAACCAATTTGACCCTAATCGGAATtctaactaaaaagatatactCATTTGAATATAATGCAAGTTTTGTATGCAGTTTTTTCCAGCATTGAtgtatttcacctttgaagttctgtaaaaaatcttTCATCCCCAAgatttaatattttgagaaaacttttcaatcagagaaaaatgttaaaccgtgaaaaatccaaaataaaattttaaggtTTTGTCCAGCTAGGCAACACTGTGCGACACTAGATTGTTGACTACTATCTGGACCCTACATATTGGTCCATCAATACACGAACCGAGAACAACGGCTTTACTCCACAGATTTTTCACCTTCGAAAATCTCAACGACGTCAGGATTGAACCCCGATCCACTGGGGTCAGAAGCGGTTACACTTACCACTCAATAACCGGTGTCGTCTAAATAGGCCcgtattaaataattttttttttcaaaaatttctgctgagaaattttcccagtttTTAAATGCTAATAACTTTCATTTTAAtgaacgaaatcgcaatattttagCACTATCTGTTCAGAAATGTGTGTACGTATTTTGTATTTAATTTCGTACATTGTACGCCTACTATAAATTAAGCAAAAATGGAATTTTAGAAAACCCCAAAAACGACGCCAATTTCACACAGggtcgtcaaaaaggagcatctGAACGCTTCATCACATACGGGAGAATTATTGGTACAGGTCACGCGTGTTCATTTTATATCAGTCGATGCTCACTTGCAAaacgagcaacatgttgacTGTATTATCCAGCCGGTACAATAAGCGGTGGTCGCTATGGGTTTCCGGCAACTTTGGAATATACACCTACTCGCTCTTAAgtgactcaatcaaatacgTCATTCGTCGCTCGGATATTAAATGAGCAACATCGTGGCTCtatcgtccggacggtacaatcgtTCCTGAACATGCAGGGTTTCGATTTCCACGGCGGTGTGTGACGATGCCGCCCCCTGCCAAAAGTACATAGCGCCTACCTCCACTATGGAGTTTTAGTACTGTGAGGTTGATATGATGGGACTAGAAAAAGGGTTAAGCCTAAGCTCCATTTACAGCTTAACTAAATGTTCCACCTCGTGAGTGCTTGGTCCAATACGGAGAGTTTAAAAGTAGTTGCGGAAATCATTCATTAAAATTATACAGATTGAGAATTAATTTCATCTGCTAAATTATGGtaaatttgaagaaatattgccgaagacatgaGCTAGTGAATAAACAACCATATC encodes:
- the LOC131684722 gene encoding platelet binding protein GspB isoform X6, yielding MMADTNCSGTSAGTAPITEVIPQWKKELIQRRKNLAKTIGAAATQVHDSASTVAAALTTPTTPRAGPGGVPFGSGQKDPSVEAQSIAESTTPPASTVESPASPTPSIELSSNNSDSPASPTAAVTSPTLFGAPVFVGHSHSSPVNEQPQVLVKSFSGTTNTPSSATRGTTEVLLVGGTSAEKQPLHTQSHSNDGTESTSASSSANSRSNHLPSSALSGSPKGGGGAPANSGPSGKYAVVGGISASASSVDCELTRPAPGETNSYSSSEIGWKLKKNTSSASSSVSPNSSSSTKMVAASAEEIIYEKNRFVGAGIGGETGAPVDVDTSEELKYGPGIVSKLRCRYLSLALRQSANKQRPSLNSMRRATSLNNLLDEESEDLSEREQSIDGKDQSHDKHYQQGKFGREQQQNQMNLQLQQKAKTPDEYISTFQKSVQNSYTRSGRQTEKKNEYNRYNKQRGADSLKRARSVEALVRYDHKAWERDIQKENLYSSNDSNVIILDEICTNGTTTANGNSNNINNCQLAAMNKAELIVDCVTIEEKIINGREKGDPKPKRLTSFIDADERPPPDVVRQTMKIFEANANRRGRPTARTNGAAGEVAAKVASYKSIISLEKPPITHPKPPLSPKKPNIIPRNTSPKSNGNTTTSNTANGLKEKPNLPKLDITAIRYNLETTNNLKNSATSPVQTPPSAGSNPNNTSTPLSVRVEPVTAYRLKYDSPVLSPNTVQHNKVSATTTTTTTNRPESPRFSTTAVSANMQNNTTSTAHTFVDSPSIQALTSKLNNLNIATSTPTSTRSPTPSDSAVPTVAPPQVPPRNILQYATSDEEDPDDPEDLQREYSINSDHGSDSQSDDLELDDEPDQIKKVSRTTMENISKAGVTTQFRFNGQSQNKSHLPSLTTSNSSSNSNGSNSTAAAGGGAKLIASKRLNIDDHLSSNSSSTSSSPITVPTVPSAAVVTQKPPVPLSRESLAANGHKPAATINSIGSSVTANHNLNNLNSSNANTSVNSNGSKVVINANVGGNGNANGESDNAAAPTAAVAAVGAAVSANSSVSSDVKTVNLTAREIEKNQINLEKSSEESISATSSATGANVVVVSKANNNNSSAAGSEVGAGVGTAAATTTTTAGPSSGGDFFMAKWGTPTVAAGAAAATTTSAAAAAAASPVTATTNNNNNINNPLLVPIKKKVKAPPPPPIEANTMVFNFSDRKDVPDYIENDGIILRPRPRELPKPGESGFVVLGDLTLETSTDPDDSWALGPPSPCDVEFENANVVINGKSSMRNKTSRDNKFKIQFDDSLTSTFEYPSETSMLDTNGFEDDSTCGAKSLGLLDAAANSQPTGGSGGAGVGAGGLAFADNGLLSHKNNLLSSMPLVIPQ
- the LOC131684722 gene encoding platelet binding protein GspB isoform X1, with translation MMADTNCSGTSAGTAPITEVIPQWKKELIQRRKNLAKTIGAAATQVHDSASTVAAALTTPTTPRAGPGGVPFGSGQKDPSVEAQSIAESTTPPASTVESPASPTPSIELSSNNSDSPASPTAAVTSPTLFGAPVFVGHSHSSPVNEQPQVLVKSFSGTTNTPSSATRGTTEVLLVGGTSAEKQPLHTQSHSNDGTESTSASSSANSRSNHLPSSALSGSPKGGGGAPANSGPSGKYAVVGGISASASSVDCELTRPAPGETNSYSSSEIGWKLKKNTSSASSSVSPNSSSSTKMVAASAEEIIYEKNRFVGAGIGGETGAPVDVDTSEELKYGPGIVSKLRCRYLSLALRQSANKQRPSLNSMRRATSLNNLLDEESEDLSEREQSIDGKDQSHDKHYQQGKFGREQQQNQMNLQLQQKAKTPDEYISTFQKSVQNSYTRSGRQTEKKNEYNRYNKQRGADSLKRARSVEALVRYDHKAWERDIQKENLYSSNDSNVIILDEICTNGTTTANGNSNNINNCQLAAMNKAELIVDCVTIEEKIINGREKGDPKPKRLTSFIDADERPPPDVVRQTMKIFEANANRRGRPTARTNGAAGEVAAKVASYKSIISLEKPPITHPKPPLSPKKPNIIPRNTSPKSNGNTTTSNTANGLKEKPNLPKLDITAIRYNLETTNNLKNSATSPVQTPPSAGSNPNNTSTPLSVRVEPVTAYRLKYDSPVLSPNTVQHNKVSATTTTTTTNRPESPRFSTTAVSANMQNNTTSTAHTFVDSPSIQALTSKLNNLNIATSTPTSTRSPTPSDSAVPTVAPPQVPPRNILQYATSDEEDPDDPEDLQREYSINSDHGSDSQSDDLELDDEPDQIKKVSRTTMENISKAGVTTQFRFNGQSQNKSHLPSLTTSNSSSNSNGSNSTAAAGGGAKLIASKRLNIDDHLSSNSSSTSSSPITVPTVPSAAVVTQKPPVPLSRESLAANGHKPAATINSIGSSVTANHNLNNLNSSNANTSVNSNGSKVVINANVGGNGNANGESDNAAAPTAAVAAVGAAVSANSSVSSDVKTVNLTAREIEKNQINLEKSSEESISATSSATGANVVVVSKANNNNSSAAGSEVGAGVGTAAATTTTTAGPSSGGDFFMAKWGTPTVAAGAAAATTTSAAAAAAASPVTATTNNNNNINNPLLVPIKKKVKAPPPPPIEANTMVFNFSDRKDVPDYIENDGIILRPRPRELPKPGESGFVVLGDLTLETSTDPDDSWALGPPSPCDVEFENANVVINGKSSMRNKTSRDNKFKIQFDDSLTSTFEYPSETSMLDTNGFEDDSTCGAKSLGLLDAAANSQPTGGSGGAGVGAGGLAFADNGLLSHKNNLLSSMPLGSAPFASYTPVKAAIDTNFELGVTRTPSPSSTASSTSSSSIANSELHPHQQQQSHHHMIHPSNGSQQSSSNGTGLHLHQQQQQQQQQQRQHLHQQQQQSDRINGGGTDGLLLLNGEAGEPESIQYLKPASDEQTVNWSQGTRVTDLLF
- the LOC131684722 gene encoding platelet binding protein GspB isoform X5, which codes for MMADTNCSGTSAGTAPITEVIPQWKKELIQRRKNLAKTIGAAATQVHDSASTVAAALTTPTTPRAGPGGVPFGSGQKDPSVEAQSIAESTTPPASTVESPASPTPSIELSSNNSDSPASPTAAVTSPTLFGAPVFVGHSHSSPVNEQPQVLVKSFSGTTNTPSSATRGTTEVLLVGGTSAEKQPLHTQSHSNDGTESTSASSSANSRSNHLPSSALSGSPKGGGGAPANSGPSGKYAVVGGISASASSVDCELTRPAPGETNSYSSSEIGWKLKKNTSSASSSVSPNSSSSTKMVAASAEEIIYEKNRFVGAGIGGETGAPVDVDTSEELKYGPGIVSKLRCRYLSLALRQSANKQRPSLNSMRRATSLNNLLDEESEDLSEREQSIDGKDQSHDKHYQQGKFGREQQQNQMNLQLQQKAKTPDEYISTFQKSVQNSYTRSGRQTEKKNEYNRYNKQRGADSLKRARSVEALVRYDHKAWERDIQKENLYSSNDSNVIILDEICTNGTTTANGNSNNINNCQLAAMNKAELIVDCVTIEEKIINGREKGDPKPKRLTSFIDADERPPPDVVRQTMKIFEANANRRGRPTARTNGAAGEVAAKVASYKSIISLEKPPITHPKPPLSPKKPNIIPRNTSPKSNGNTTTSNTANGLKEKPNLPKLDITAIRYNLETTNNLKNSATSPVQTPPSAGSNPNNTSTPLSVRVEPVTAYRLKYDSPVLSPNTVQHNKVSATTTTTTTNRPESPRFSTTAVSANMQNNTTSTAHTFVDSPSIQALTSKLNNLNIATSTPTSTRSPTPSDSAVPTVAPPQVPPRNILQYATSDEEDPDDPEDLQREYSINSDHGSDSQSDDLELDDEPDQIKKVSRTTMENISKAGVTTQFRFNGQSQNKSHLPSLTTSNSSSNSNGSNSTAAAGGGAKLIASKRLNIDDHLSSNSSSTSSSPITVPTVPSAAVVTQKPPVPLSRESLAANGHKPAATINSIGSSVTANHNLNNLNSSNANTSVNSNGSKVVINANVGGNGNANGESDNAAAPTAAVAAVGAAVSANSSVSSDVKTVNLTAREIEKNQINLEKSSEESISATSSATGANVVVVSKANNNNSSAAGSEVGAGVGTAAATTTTTAGPSSGGDFFMAKWGTPTVAAGAAAATTTSAAAAAAASPVTATTNNNNNINNPLLVPIKKKVKAPPPPPIEANTMVFNFSDRKDVPDYIENDGIILRPRPRELPKPGESGFVVLGDLTLETSTDPDDSWALGPPSPCDVEFENANVVINGKSSMRNKTSRDNKFKIQFDDSLTSTFEYPSETSMLDTNGFEDDSTCGAKSLGLLDAAANSQPTGGSGGAGVGAGGLAFADNGLLSHKNNLLSSMPLEPRRPVRRNVLATAGDTGANEQWRVRRRQRLAASNRHRLLQSAVVVADLSSTGEKVFGSFLTLRSGSARGSESFV